A genomic stretch from Gemmatimonadaceae bacterium includes:
- a CDS encoding YdcF family protein — protein MATSPTLSEKLRADPAASIYEGQHPRASVLGRVIVHAATGLVLGAACWDIIARLGAPNIFGIGTFSGLIPSAIAGAALGLTRWRRALLWLSAGLVAILVIVAYTGLIGPSRRLIRADPVPRTADAVVVLSAGVTGDGFVPQQGTDRLRKALELVRSGVATNLVVTREVTRIDGKVVTSSADQGRLIAMAGVTEVYSAGLARSTRDEALGVAALARARGWRRMVVVTSPYHSRRACATFEKVGLIVACVPADSRDIAIRTLSSPEDRVDAFAMWIYELAGTLRYRLSGWM, from the coding sequence ATGGCAACATCCCCGACATTGAGTGAGAAACTGCGGGCAGATCCCGCCGCGTCAATTTACGAGGGGCAACATCCGCGGGCCAGCGTACTTGGGAGGGTGATCGTCCACGCAGCTACCGGCCTCGTGCTCGGCGCCGCGTGCTGGGACATCATCGCGCGTCTCGGCGCTCCGAACATTTTCGGCATCGGCACTTTTTCCGGACTGATACCTTCCGCGATTGCAGGAGCCGCACTTGGATTGACGCGCTGGCGGCGTGCGCTGCTATGGCTTTCGGCCGGGCTCGTTGCAATCCTCGTCATCGTCGCATACACGGGACTGATCGGACCCTCGCGCCGTCTCATCCGCGCCGATCCGGTTCCGCGCACAGCGGACGCAGTCGTGGTGCTCTCGGCCGGCGTGACCGGTGACGGCTTTGTACCACAGCAGGGCACCGACCGACTCCGTAAGGCGCTGGAGCTGGTGAGATCGGGGGTTGCCACGAATCTGGTGGTGACGCGCGAGGTCACGCGAATCGACGGTAAAGTCGTGACTTCTTCGGCCGATCAGGGCCGGCTGATCGCGATGGCTGGAGTGACCGAAGTGTACTCTGCGGGACTGGCCAGGAGCACACGCGACGAGGCGCTCGGTGTAGCGGCGCTCGCGCGTGCGCGCGGCTGGCGCCGCATGGTGGTCGTGACGTCGCCATATCATTCGCGCCGGGCCTGCGCCACGTTCGAGAAAGTCGGACTGATCGTGGCTTGCGTGCCCGCCGACTCGCGCGACATTGCCATTCGCACGTTGTCGTCGCCGGAGGACCGCGTGGATGCGTTCGCGATGTGGATCTACGAACTGGCCGGAACGCTGCGATACCGGCTGTCGGGCTGGATGTGA
- a CDS encoding DUF4126 domain-containing protein, with protein MNSVTTLAQSLGVAFAAGINLPATVAVLGIADRAGWIDPLPGALHAVSSVWVIGIASVLYMMEFVVTLVPGVTSIWETVQSLIRPPAAALLAVATTYNLSPPLVVAAGLLGGGLALTTHGTKLGLRYAVDTSPEPVTNGLANVAELATISSIALFVWSHPFVTLSVAILVLILLILVVRRIMKTLRSLFRGDWKRGIPA; from the coding sequence ATGAATTCAGTTACGACACTCGCACAATCGCTAGGTGTCGCGTTCGCCGCCGGAATCAATCTTCCGGCAACGGTCGCCGTGCTCGGTATCGCCGATCGCGCGGGATGGATCGATCCGCTGCCCGGCGCGCTCCATGCTGTGAGCAGCGTCTGGGTAATCGGTATCGCGTCGGTACTCTACATGATGGAGTTCGTGGTCACTCTGGTGCCGGGAGTGACGAGCATCTGGGAGACCGTGCAGAGCCTGATTCGGCCACCCGCCGCCGCGCTGCTGGCCGTCGCAACGACGTACAACCTGAGTCCGCCTCTCGTGGTCGCGGCCGGACTTCTTGGTGGCGGACTGGCGCTCACCACGCACGGCACGAAGCTCGGGCTGCGATACGCGGTGGACACATCTCCGGAGCCGGTCACCAACGGCCTCGCGAACGTAGCCGAGCTCGCGACGATATCGTCTATCGCGCTGTTCGTCTGGAGCCATCCCTTCGTGACGCTCTCAGTCGCGATCCTCGTCCTCATTCTGCTCATCCTCGTCGTACGCAGGATCATGAAGACGCTGCGCTCCCTGTTCCGCGGCGACTGGAAGCGGGGAATCCCGGCATAG
- a CDS encoding serine hydrolase translates to MLTLALLVAAGTGLMHDSASLRDSIQSRVAASLGATVAVSYLDLETGESLAVNADAVFHAASTMKIPVMIEVLRRSQEGAFSLDQGILLVNQFASLADGSPFSLIASEDGDTALYRKVGGRVTVRELMRRMITLSSNLATNQLIALVGADRVTAAARQLGAMHIQVLRGVEDQKAFDKGMNNTTTSADLAVLLSAIERGQALSPASSAEMREILLAQEFNSKIPAGLPPGTRVAHKTGEITAVSHDAAIIYPPGRKPYVLVVLTRGLRESAASGSLIADISRIVWAHATGMRR, encoded by the coding sequence GTGTTGACGCTCGCACTGCTCGTTGCGGCCGGTACCGGCCTCATGCACGACTCCGCCTCCCTGCGCGACTCCATTCAATCGCGTGTCGCGGCGTCTCTGGGCGCCACGGTGGCGGTGTCCTATCTCGACCTGGAGACCGGCGAATCGCTCGCGGTCAACGCGGACGCCGTGTTCCACGCCGCCAGCACGATGAAGATCCCCGTCATGATCGAGGTGCTGCGCCGCTCCCAGGAAGGCGCCTTTTCGCTCGATCAGGGAATACTGCTCGTCAATCAGTTCGCGTCGCTCGCGGACGGATCCCCATTCTCGCTCATCGCGTCCGAGGACGGCGACACTGCACTCTACCGGAAGGTCGGCGGGCGCGTCACTGTCCGTGAGCTGATGCGGCGAATGATCACGCTCTCGAGCAACCTCGCGACCAATCAGCTCATCGCGCTGGTCGGTGCGGATCGCGTCACCGCGGCCGCAAGACAGCTGGGAGCGATGCACATACAGGTATTGCGCGGCGTCGAGGACCAGAAAGCGTTCGACAAGGGGATGAACAACACGACAACCTCGGCCGATCTCGCGGTGCTCCTCAGCGCCATCGAGCGAGGACAGGCGCTGTCTCCGGCGAGCTCTGCCGAGATGCGCGAGATCCTGCTCGCGCAGGAGTTCAACTCCAAGATTCCGGCAGGGCTTCCTCCGGGTACGCGAGTCGCGCACAAGACAGGAGAGATTACCGCCGTCTCGCATGATGCCGCAATCATCTATCCACCCGGACGCAAGCCGTACGTACTCGTCGTTCTTACACGTGGATTGAGGGAAAGCGCCGCTTCGGGCTCTCTCATCGCGGACATTTCCAGGATTGTCTGGGCGCACGCGACAGGGATGCGGCGATGA
- a CDS encoding NAD(P)-dependent oxidoreductase yields the protein MKIAFLGLGAMGAPMARHLAGEPFELTVWNRTAEKATAFATAHRAVAAATPADAVTGADVVITCLPSSREVEQLVEGESGIASGLKDGAIFIDCTSGDPTTSRAIAARLAERGIRFVDAPVSGGVKGAEAGTLTVMCGGTEAAVDSARPVLEAFGKKIVRCGDVGAGDAVKAMNQALLAIHIWSAGEALAALAKVGVNTHLALDVINGSSGRSNSSENLFPERVMGRAFPRTFKLALLDKDVSIAARIAEENGLPAPFIELAARLFAEAHGILGEEADHVEAVRVIEERAGVLIS from the coding sequence ATGAAGATCGCTTTCCTCGGACTCGGGGCGATGGGCGCGCCGATGGCGCGTCATCTGGCCGGTGAGCCATTCGAGCTCACTGTGTGGAACAGGACTGCCGAAAAGGCGACGGCGTTCGCCACCGCCCATCGCGCTGTGGCAGCGGCGACGCCCGCGGATGCTGTCACCGGTGCGGACGTCGTCATCACATGCCTTCCGTCGTCGCGCGAAGTGGAGCAACTGGTCGAAGGCGAATCGGGCATCGCATCCGGTCTGAAAGACGGAGCGATCTTCATTGACTGCACTTCCGGCGATCCAACCACATCGCGCGCGATCGCTGCGCGGCTCGCCGAACGCGGAATCAGATTCGTGGATGCCCCGGTCAGTGGTGGTGTGAAAGGCGCCGAGGCGGGCACGCTGACGGTAATGTGCGGAGGGACCGAAGCAGCAGTGGACAGCGCCCGTCCTGTCCTCGAAGCTTTTGGAAAGAAGATCGTGCGCTGCGGCGACGTTGGCGCCGGTGATGCCGTCAAGGCGATGAACCAGGCGCTTCTGGCGATTCACATCTGGTCGGCGGGTGAGGCGCTGGCCGCGCTCGCCAAGGTGGGGGTCAACACGCATCTGGCGCTCGACGTGATCAACGGATCGAGCGGGAGATCCAACAGCTCCGAGAATCTCTTTCCCGAGCGCGTGATGGGTCGAGCGTTTCCACGGACCTTCAAGCTCGCGCTGCTCGACAAGGACGTGTCCATCGCGGCGCGAATCGCCGAGGAGAACGGACTGCCGGCTCCGTTCATCGAGCTCGCCGCGCGATTGTTTGCCGAGGCCCACGGGATTCTCGGCGAAGAGGCCGACCACGTCGAAGCCGTGCGCGTGATCGAGGAGAGGGCGGGCGTGCTGATCTCGTAG
- the pyrR gene encoding bifunctional pyr operon transcriptional regulator/uracil phosphoribosyltransferase PyrR, producing the protein MPSRTTEPKTVLTAPAVERTLRRMADQIVELNDGTDRLVIVGIQRRGVQLSRRISALIEESEGERVLQGSLDITLYRDDLQTVGPRPVVGPTDIPWEIDGRNVVIVDDVLYTGRTVRAALDELADFGRPAHIVLAVLIDRGGRELPIQPDIVGKKLSVEPRDRVDVLVEDLDGRTAVVVVPALEDETP; encoded by the coding sequence ATGCCTTCCCGTACAACAGAACCGAAGACTGTGCTCACCGCTCCCGCCGTCGAGCGGACGCTGAGGCGAATGGCCGATCAGATTGTCGAGCTGAACGACGGCACCGACAGACTCGTGATCGTCGGCATTCAGCGACGCGGCGTGCAGCTTTCCCGCCGCATCAGCGCGCTCATCGAGGAGAGCGAGGGCGAGAGGGTCCTCCAGGGCTCGCTCGACATCACGCTGTATCGGGACGATCTCCAGACCGTGGGTCCGCGTCCTGTCGTCGGCCCCACCGACATCCCCTGGGAAATCGACGGCCGGAACGTCGTGATCGTGGACGATGTGCTTTACACCGGCCGGACGGTCCGCGCGGCGCTGGATGAGCTGGCAGACTTCGGGCGACCGGCACACATCGTTCTCGCGGTTCTGATAGATCGCGGCGGACGTGAGCTTCCCATCCAGCCGGACATAGTTGGAAAGAAACTCTCCGTGGAGCCGCGTGACCGCGTGGATGTACTGGTGGAGGATCTGGATGGCAGGACCGCGGTAGTGGTCGTGCCCGCATTGGAGGATGAGACTCCGTGA
- a CDS encoding aspartate carbamoyltransferase catalytic subunit — protein sequence MTSALGKDLLGLEFLSSEQIRLILDTAEPFKEISERSIKKVPALRGSTIVNLFFENSTRTRISFEFAEKRLSADTVNVSALGSSVQKGETLVDTARNLEAMRIDMVVIRHGASGAAQFLADRIESNVINAGDGLHEHPTQGLLDLLTLRDRFGELAGKKVCICGDVLHSRVARSNIWGLKKMGAEVAVCGPRSLLPHGIEEFGVTVFERIEDAIQWADALNVLRLQLERMTAGYIPSSREYNRVFGVTRERLERAPHDILILHPGPMNRGVEIDSDVADGPHSVILHQVTNGVAIRMAVLYLLAGGRPELAEAAKGGAR from the coding sequence GTGACCAGCGCGCTCGGCAAGGACCTGCTTGGACTCGAGTTTCTGTCGAGCGAGCAGATCCGTCTGATCCTGGACACTGCCGAGCCATTCAAGGAGATCAGCGAGCGGTCAATCAAGAAGGTGCCCGCGCTGCGGGGCTCGACCATCGTCAATCTCTTCTTCGAGAATTCGACACGGACGCGCATCTCCTTCGAGTTCGCTGAAAAGCGACTATCAGCCGACACGGTCAACGTCTCTGCCTTGGGGTCGAGCGTGCAGAAGGGGGAGACGCTCGTGGACACCGCGAGAAATCTCGAGGCGATGCGCATTGACATGGTTGTCATCCGCCACGGTGCATCCGGCGCCGCACAGTTCCTCGCCGATCGGATCGAGTCGAACGTGATCAACGCCGGCGACGGACTGCACGAGCATCCGACCCAGGGCCTGCTCGACCTGCTGACGCTTCGCGACCGCTTCGGCGAGCTCGCGGGAAAGAAAGTGTGCATCTGCGGTGACGTTCTGCACTCCCGCGTGGCGCGCTCCAACATCTGGGGCCTCAAGAAAATGGGCGCCGAAGTCGCTGTGTGCGGGCCGAGATCGCTTCTGCCGCACGGCATCGAGGAATTCGGCGTCACCGTGTTCGAGCGCATCGAAGACGCCATTCAGTGGGCTGACGCCCTCAACGTTCTCCGGCTCCAGCTCGAGCGCATGACGGCGGGGTACATTCCGTCCAGCCGCGAGTACAATCGCGTTTTCGGAGTCACACGCGAGCGCCTCGAGCGCGCGCCGCACGACATTCTCATCCTTCATCCCGGACCGATGAACCGAGGTGTGGAAATAGACTCCGACGTCGCCGACGGACCGCACAGCGTCATCCTGCATCAGGTCACCAACGGCGTCGCCATCCGCATGGCCGTGCTGTACCTGCTTGCCGGTGGACGGCCCGAGCTCGCCGAAGCGGCCAAGGGAGGAGCCCGCTGA